In one window of Pseudooceanicola aestuarii DNA:
- the urtB gene encoding urea ABC transporter permease subunit UrtB has protein sequence MLIRIAVTLLLALMPVAPALAQETIQPILQTHADIIEKSSRRSIGPAIDAIAASGLPQAQVVLETWQAKDMWQRLDDGLFVAARKEDGGYRLTDFDTGADLGLVDKDTIDQLKPNSGIRAMIGAALVRFQLSDPDPARRVAALDAIDRDAQASHLPALRAAIAGEDDPTLKARKQRLERLLTIRFAPDPEARIAAMGDMAGDLGVDMRATLNPILATTRHVATGLPDRGNIARVLEPGSDALPAQDAYALLVTDGLAPARLTSDALRETLAGNIVDGAVGGVPLADLDRDASRIRAYAALVAQGRATPAATDADVAEALAGHVFYELYTEDDARITTAAEDALAAIRTKVAVHQVLDLSLDALSLASIYFLAAIGLAITFGVMGVINMAHGEFIMMGAYTGYVVQQLIPDYTLSLIVAIPAAFAVTFAAGVAMERLVIRWLYSRPLETLLATFGISIALQQIAKNVFGTQARPLTSPGWLDGALVFNDVVSISYIRIAIFVLALLFLGFFLFLMNRTRLGLETRAVTQNPKMAASMGINPDRVNMLTFGLGSGIAGIAGVAIGLYAKVTSELGADYIVQSFMTVVVGGVGNIWGTLLGASMIGFLQKGIEWMNPSNTLAAQTYMIVFIIIFIQFRPRGIIALKGRAAGD, from the coding sequence ATGCTGATCCGAATTGCCGTGACCCTGCTTCTGGCGCTGATGCCGGTCGCCCCTGCGCTGGCGCAGGAGACGATCCAGCCGATCCTCCAGACCCATGCCGACATCATCGAGAAGAGCTCTCGTCGCAGCATTGGCCCCGCGATCGACGCCATCGCCGCATCGGGTCTGCCGCAGGCGCAGGTGGTTCTGGAAACCTGGCAGGCCAAGGACATGTGGCAGCGGCTGGACGACGGCCTGTTCGTCGCAGCGCGCAAGGAAGACGGGGGCTACCGCCTGACCGATTTCGACACCGGCGCCGACCTGGGCCTGGTGGACAAGGACACCATCGACCAGCTGAAACCAAATTCCGGTATCCGGGCCATGATCGGTGCCGCGCTGGTGCGATTTCAGCTGTCCGATCCCGACCCCGCCCGCCGCGTTGCCGCGCTGGATGCCATCGACCGCGATGCGCAGGCCAGCCACCTGCCGGCCCTGCGCGCCGCCATCGCAGGGGAGGATGATCCTACCCTCAAGGCGCGCAAGCAACGGCTGGAACGGCTGCTGACCATCCGCTTTGCCCCCGATCCCGAGGCGCGGATCGCCGCGATGGGGGATATGGCCGGCGATCTGGGCGTGGACATGCGCGCCACGTTGAACCCGATCCTGGCCACCACGCGCCACGTCGCGACGGGCCTGCCCGACCGGGGCAATATCGCCCGAGTGCTGGAGCCCGGCAGCGATGCCTTGCCAGCGCAGGACGCTTATGCCCTGCTGGTGACGGATGGTCTGGCCCCCGCCCGACTGACCTCCGATGCCCTGCGTGAGACATTGGCCGGCAATATCGTGGACGGCGCCGTGGGCGGTGTGCCCCTGGCCGATCTGGACCGGGATGCCTCCCGGATCCGCGCCTATGCCGCGCTTGTGGCCCAGGGCCGCGCCACCCCTGCGGCCACCGACGCCGATGTCGCAGAGGCGCTGGCAGGACATGTGTTCTACGAACTCTACACCGAGGATGACGCCCGCATCACCACCGCAGCCGAGGATGCCCTCGCCGCCATCCGCACCAAGGTCGCCGTGCACCAGGTGCTGGACCTGTCGCTGGATGCGCTGTCGCTGGCCTCCATCTACTTCCTGGCGGCGATCGGTCTGGCCATCACCTTTGGCGTCATGGGGGTGATCAACATGGCGCATGGCGAATTCATCATGATGGGCGCCTATACCGGCTATGTCGTGCAGCAGCTCATCCCCGATTACACGCTGTCGCTGATTGTCGCGATCCCGGCCGCCTTTGCCGTCACATTTGCCGCCGGTGTCGCGATGGAGCGGCTGGTGATCCGCTGGCTGTATTCCCGCCCGCTGGAGACATTGCTGGCGACCTTCGGTATCTCAATCGCCCTGCAACAGATCGCCAAGAACGTCTTTGGCACCCAGGCGCGCCCGCTGACGTCACCCGGTTGGCTGGACGGGGCGCTGGTGTTCAACGACGTGGTGTCGATTTCCTATATCCGCATCGCGATCTTCGTGCTGGCGCTGCTGTTCCTCGGCTTCTTCCTGTTCCTGATGAACCGCACCCGCCTGGGCCTGGAAACCCGCGCGGTGACGCAGAACCCGAAAATGGCGGCTTCCATGGGGATCAATCCCGACCGTGTGAACATGCTGACCTTCGGCCTGGGGTCCGGCATCGCGGGCATCGCGGGCGTGGCCATCGGCCTATACGCCAAGGTGACGTCGGAGCTGGGCGCCGATTACATCGTGCAAAGCTTCATGACCGTTGTCGTGGGCGGGGTCGGGAACATCTGGGGCACGCTGCTTGGTGCCTCCATGATCGGGTTCCTGCAAAAGGGGATCGAGTGGATGAACCCGTCCAACACCCTGGCCGCGCAGACCTACATGATCGTCTTCATCATCATCTTCATCCAGTTCCGGCCGCGCGGCATCATCGCGCTCAAGGGCCGCGCGGCAGGAGACTGA
- the urtA gene encoding urea ABC transporter substrate-binding protein — protein sequence MSHFLKTMLGAAAGTILLSGAAAAQDTIKVGVLHSLTGTMAISETTLKDTMLMLIEEQNKKGGVLGKQLEAVVVDPASDWPLFAEKARELLTVSEVDVMFGCWTSVSRKSVLPVIEELNGLLFYPVQYEGEESSRNVFYTGAAPNQQAIPATDYYLEELGVEKFALLGTDYVYPRTTNNILESYLKDKGIAEEDIFVNYTPFGHSDWSKIVADVVALGADGKKVGVISTINGDANIGFYKELAAAGVSADDIPVVAFSVGEEELSGLDTSNLVGHLAAWNYFQSAESDANTDFIAQWKAFAGEERVTNDPMEAHYIGFNMWVNAVEEAGTTDVDTVREAMWGQEYPNLTGGTAVMGTNHHLAKPVLIGEILEDGQFDIISETDPVPGDAWTDFLPESAVLTSDWSELDCGMYNTDTSTCVQMQSNY from the coding sequence ATGTCGCATTTTCTGAAGACCATGCTGGGCGCCGCCGCAGGGACGATCCTGCTGTCCGGCGCGGCCGCTGCCCAAGACACCATCAAGGTGGGCGTGCTGCATTCGCTGACCGGGACCATGGCGATCTCGGAGACCACGCTGAAAGACACCATGCTGATGCTCATCGAGGAGCAGAACAAGAAGGGCGGGGTGCTGGGCAAGCAACTGGAAGCCGTGGTCGTCGATCCCGCCTCAGATTGGCCGCTGTTCGCCGAAAAGGCGCGAGAGCTGCTGACCGTCTCGGAAGTGGACGTGATGTTCGGCTGCTGGACCTCGGTCAGCCGCAAATCCGTCCTGCCGGTGATCGAGGAGCTGAACGGCCTGCTGTTCTACCCGGTGCAATACGAGGGCGAGGAATCGTCCAGGAACGTGTTCTACACCGGCGCCGCACCCAACCAGCAGGCCATCCCGGCCACCGACTACTATCTGGAAGAACTGGGCGTCGAGAAATTTGCCCTGCTGGGCACCGATTACGTCTACCCACGCACGACCAACAACATTCTTGAAAGCTACCTCAAGGACAAGGGCATCGCGGAAGAAGACATCTTCGTCAACTACACCCCTTTCGGCCATTCCGACTGGTCCAAGATCGTCGCCGATGTCGTGGCGCTGGGCGCGGACGGCAAGAAAGTCGGCGTGATCTCCACCATCAACGGGGACGCCAATATCGGGTTCTACAAGGAGCTCGCCGCCGCCGGTGTCAGCGCCGATGACATCCCCGTCGTCGCCTTCTCCGTCGGGGAAGAAGAACTGTCGGGCCTCGATACCTCCAACCTGGTCGGGCATCTGGCCGCGTGGAACTACTTCCAATCCGCCGAAAGTGATGCAAACACCGATTTCATCGCCCAGTGGAAGGCCTTCGCCGGCGAAGAACGCGTGACCAACGACCCGATGGAGGCGCATTACATCGGCTTCAACATGTGGGTGAACGCCGTCGAAGAGGCCGGGACCACCGATGTGGACACCGTGCGCGAGGCGATGTGGGGCCAGGAATATCCCAACCTGACCGGCGGCACCGCCGTGATGGGGACCAACCACCACCTGGCGAAACCGGTCCTGATCGGCGAGATCCTCGAAGACGGCCAGTTCGACATCATCTCCGAAACCGATCCGGTGCCCGGCGATGCCTGGACCGATTTCCTGCCCGAAAGTGCCGTTCTTACCTCCGACTGGAGCGAGCTGGATTGCGGCATGTACAACACCGACACCTCGACCTGCGTGCAGATGCAGTCGAACTACTGA
- a CDS encoding proteasome-type protease → MTYCVGVRLQRGVVFMSDTRTNAGVDNISTFRKMHVFSVPGDRCITLMTAGNLATTQAVIAELQERSKSPTEREPDILKLDSMFQVARLVGRVLKETIAVHADAGQRADAAFNATIILGGQIAGGDPQLYLVYPEGNFVEAGEDTPFFQIGETKYGRPILLRAYDSGMSFEEAIKLLLVSFDSTIKANLSVDLPLDWHIYETDTLAEGRTGRINRDDPYFDEISRGWGVALRDAFGSLPDFTID, encoded by the coding sequence ATGACCTATTGCGTGGGTGTCAGGTTGCAACGCGGCGTGGTCTTCATGTCCGACACCCGCACCAACGCGGGCGTCGACAACATTTCGACGTTTCGCAAGATGCACGTCTTCTCGGTGCCGGGGGATCGCTGCATCACCCTGATGACGGCGGGCAACCTGGCCACCACCCAGGCGGTAATCGCGGAGCTTCAGGAACGGTCGAAATCCCCGACCGAACGGGAACCCGACATCCTCAAGCTGGACAGCATGTTCCAGGTCGCCCGGCTGGTCGGGCGGGTGCTGAAGGAAACGATTGCCGTCCATGCGGATGCCGGCCAGCGTGCCGATGCGGCCTTTAACGCGACGATCATCCTGGGGGGGCAGATCGCCGGCGGCGACCCGCAGCTCTACCTGGTCTACCCCGAGGGAAATTTCGTCGAGGCCGGCGAAGACACGCCGTTCTTCCAGATCGGCGAGACGAAATACGGCCGTCCGATCCTGCTGCGCGCCTATGACAGCGGCATGTCCTTTGAAGAAGCGATCAAGCTGCTGCTGGTCAGTTTCGACAGCACGATCAAGGCCAATCTCTCCGTCGATCTGCCGCTGGACTGGCATATCTACGAAACCGACACCCTGGCGGAGGGGCGTACCGGTCGCATCAACCGCGACGATCCCTATTTCGACGAGATCTCGCGCGGCTGGGGCGTGGCCCTGCGTGACGCCTTTGGCAGCCTGCCGGATTTCACGATTGATTGA
- a CDS encoding transglutaminase family protein: protein MRLTISHTTTYSYDQPVSYALLQLRLTPRSGPGQETRRWSTQVQGATRQVQFVDHFRNDVDLVMMDEGATRLSITSEGEVETQDLSGVLGAGRTLAPLWLFTADTALTAPGDTLRALAAPLEKHAQDDPLDGMHRLCDAVAEAVAYTKGTTGSATTAEAAARSGQGVCQDQAHAMIACARLLGRPARYVSGYLMMSDTVDQEASHAWAEIWIDGLGWVGFDAANAQCPDDRYVRVAVGRDYADAAPVHGLRQGDAQEELCVSVQVQQ from the coding sequence ATGCGTCTGACGATTTCCCACACCACGACCTACAGCTATGACCAGCCCGTCAGCTATGCATTGCTGCAATTGCGCCTGACGCCACGCAGCGGGCCGGGGCAGGAAACGCGGCGCTGGTCCACGCAGGTTCAGGGCGCGACCCGGCAGGTGCAATTCGTCGATCACTTCCGCAATGACGTGGATCTGGTCATGATGGACGAGGGGGCGACCCGCCTGTCGATCACCTCCGAAGGGGAGGTGGAGACGCAGGACCTGTCCGGCGTGCTGGGTGCGGGCCGGACGCTGGCGCCGCTGTGGCTGTTCACCGCCGACACCGCCCTGACCGCGCCGGGCGATACCCTGCGCGCGCTGGCCGCCCCGCTGGAGAAGCACGCGCAGGACGATCCGCTGGATGGGATGCACCGCCTGTGTGACGCCGTGGCGGAGGCGGTGGCTTATACCAAGGGCACGACCGGCAGTGCCACCACGGCAGAGGCTGCCGCCAGATCCGGGCAGGGGGTCTGCCAGGATCAGGCCCATGCGATGATCGCCTGCGCCCGCCTGCTGGGCCGGCCGGCGCGCTATGTCTCGGGCTACCTGATGATGTCCGACACCGTGGATCAGGAGGCCAGCCACGCCTGGGCCGAAATCTGGATCGACGGGCTGGGCTGGGTCGGCTTCGACGCGGCCAATGCACAATGCCCCGATGACCGCTATGTCCGCGTGGCAGTGGGACGCGACTATGCCGACGCGGCCCCGGTGCACGGCCTGCGCCAGGGCGACGCGCAAGAAGAGCTTTGCGTTTCCGTGCAGGTTCAGCAATAG
- a CDS encoding alpha-E domain-containing protein, which produces MLGRTAGGLFWMFRYLERAENIARLLETGFRIALTASHEAEAEWESIISTAGVRDAYLAKNDHFDGATVINFLLRDPDNSSAVMNCFAAARSNARMVRTALSSEVWEATNEAWMTMKPALARPVSVKDLAGVLTSIRQHSSLVRGALHGTMLRNEIFDFARVGTFVERADNTARILDVKYYVLLPSAAYIGSSMDNAQWETILRSVSAFRSFRWLNESDTSPRAIADFLILDKRMPRSLAFCHSKILGNLTYLGRGVDPDLPCVALSRQIDERLSGRDIEEIFDEGLHEFLERSISDTARLASQVQEDFRFYG; this is translated from the coding sequence ATGCTGGGACGCACGGCGGGCGGACTTTTCTGGATGTTCCGCTACCTGGAACGGGCGGAAAACATCGCGCGCCTTCTGGAAACCGGGTTTCGTATCGCGCTGACCGCCTCGCACGAGGCCGAAGCGGAATGGGAATCCATCATCTCCACCGCCGGGGTGCGCGACGCCTATCTGGCCAAGAACGATCATTTCGACGGCGCTACGGTCATCAATTTCCTGCTCCGCGATCCTGACAATTCCTCGGCGGTGATGAACTGCTTTGCCGCCGCCCGGTCCAACGCGCGCATGGTGCGCACCGCGCTGTCCTCCGAAGTCTGGGAGGCCACCAACGAGGCATGGATGACCATGAAGCCGGCGCTGGCGCGGCCCGTCTCGGTCAAGGATCTGGCCGGGGTGCTGACCTCCATCCGGCAGCATTCGTCACTGGTGCGCGGGGCGCTGCACGGCACCATGCTGCGCAACGAGATCTTCGATTTCGCCCGTGTCGGCACCTTTGTCGAACGCGCGGACAACACGGCGCGGATTCTGGACGTGAAATACTATGTGCTGCTGCCCTCTGCCGCCTATATCGGCAGTTCGATGGACAATGCCCAATGGGAGACGATCCTGCGCTCCGTCTCGGCATTCCGGTCGTTCCGCTGGCTGAACGAAAGCGACACCTCACCTCGGGCCATCGCGGACTTCCTTATCCTCGACAAACGGATGCCGCGCTCTCTGGCGTTCTGCCATTCCAAGATCCTGGGCAACCTGACCTACCTGGGGCGGGGCGTGGATCCGGACCTGCCCTGCGTGGCCCTGTCCCGGCAGATCGACGAACGCTTGTCAGGTCGCGATATCGAGGAGATATTCGACGAGGGGCTGCACGAGTTCCTTGAACGCTCGATCAGCGATACGGCCCGGCTGGCCAGCCAGGTGCAGGAAGATTTCAGGTTCTACGGATAG
- a CDS encoding circularly permuted type 2 ATP-grasp protein, with product MNDTRFFDEMGNAAGAARAPYAQYAEWFAGEDPRSLLKKSAEAESFFRRIGITFNVYGQQEADERLIPFDIVPRIIAAAEWRQLERGIEQRVRAINAFLGDIYNRQEILKAGRLPSHIIANNAAFLPEMIGMQPPGGVFTHIVGTDLVRTGENDFYVLEDNARTPSGVSYMLENRETMIQMFPELFTQMKVRPVSSYPAELRRSLSECAPPNFDGTKPRVAVLTPGLYNSAYFEHSFLADQMGAELVEAGDLRIVDGQVCMRTIRGYVPIDVLYRRVDDEYLDPLTFNPDSMLGVPGIMDVYRAGNITIANAPGTGISDDKALYSYMPDIVEFYTGEKAILKNVPTWRCSEADSLKYVLDNLADLVVKEVHGSGGYGMLVGPAASKKELKDFEDKLRAKPGNYIAQPTLALSTVPIMTKAGLAPRHVDLRPYVLVAPGRVHITAGGLTRVALKEGSLVVNSSQGGGTKDTWVLGD from the coding sequence ATGAACGATACCAGGTTCTTCGACGAGATGGGCAATGCGGCCGGCGCTGCGCGCGCGCCCTATGCCCAATATGCGGAATGGTTCGCGGGCGAAGACCCCCGATCACTGCTGAAGAAATCGGCAGAGGCCGAGAGCTTCTTTCGCCGAATCGGCATCACCTTCAATGTGTACGGACAGCAGGAGGCCGATGAACGGCTGATCCCCTTCGATATCGTGCCCCGCATCATCGCGGCGGCCGAATGGCGGCAATTGGAACGCGGCATCGAACAACGGGTGCGGGCGATCAACGCCTTCCTCGGGGACATCTACAATCGTCAGGAAATCCTGAAAGCCGGACGTCTGCCCAGCCACATCATCGCCAACAACGCCGCCTTCCTGCCCGAGATGATCGGGATGCAGCCGCCGGGCGGGGTCTTCACACATATCGTCGGCACCGACCTGGTCCGCACCGGGGAGAACGATTTCTACGTGCTGGAGGACAATGCCCGCACCCCCTCGGGCGTGTCCTACATGCTGGAAAATCGCGAGACGATGATCCAGATGTTCCCCGAACTCTTCACCCAGATGAAGGTGCGTCCGGTCAGCAGCTATCCGGCCGAATTGCGCCGCTCCCTGTCCGAATGCGCGCCGCCGAATTTCGACGGGACGAAGCCGCGTGTCGCCGTGCTGACGCCGGGGCTGTACAATTCGGCCTATTTCGAACATTCCTTCCTGGCCGACCAGATGGGCGCCGAACTGGTGGAAGCAGGCGACCTGCGCATCGTCGACGGGCAGGTCTGCATGCGCACGATCCGGGGCTACGTGCCGATCGACGTACTGTATCGTCGGGTGGACGACGAATATCTGGATCCGCTGACCTTCAACCCTGACAGCATGCTGGGCGTGCCGGGCATCATGGATGTCTACCGCGCGGGCAACATCACCATCGCCAATGCGCCGGGCACCGGGATCTCGGACGACAAGGCGCTGTATTCCTACATGCCCGACATCGTGGAATTCTACACCGGCGAGAAGGCGATCCTGAAGAACGTGCCGACCTGGCGCTGTTCGGAGGCGGACAGCCTGAAATACGTGCTCGACAATCTGGCGGATCTGGTGGTCAAGGAGGTGCACGGATCGGGCGGCTACGGGATGCTGGTCGGGCCGGCCGCCTCGAAGAAGGAACTGAAAGATTTCGAGGACAAGCTACGCGCCAAGCCCGGCAATTACATCGCCCAGCCGACGCTGGCCCTGTCCACCGTGCCGATCATGACCAAGGCCGGGCTTGCACCGCGCCATGTCGATCTGCGACCCTATGTGCTGGTCGCGCCGGGGCGGGTGCACATCACGGCCGGCGGGCTGACACGCGTCGCCCTGAAGGAGGGATCACTGGTCGTCAATTCCTCCCAAGGGGGCGGCACCAAGGATACCTGGGTTCTGGGGGACTGA
- a CDS encoding DUF2126 domain-containing protein: protein MAINAAIHHLTHYTYDRPVMLGPQIIRLRPAPHSRTRVISHSLRVSPEGHFVNHQQDPYGNWQARFVFPEPVRELKIEVDLVADMSVYNPFDFFVEDSAERWPFKVPADLGSDLSIYSSPEPAGPRLKAFLRDIPQDTDHTVDFLVGLNAHLADSIGYVIRMEPGVQTPEETLASGRGSCRDSSWLLVQVLRHLGFAARFVSGYLIQLKPDLKALDGPQGTDHDFTDLHAWCEVFLPGAGWIGLDPTSGLLTGESHIPLAATPHYRTAAPISGGFTADGEPEISFDFDMQVTRISEHPRITKPFSEESWQRLNTLGHKVDARLAEGDVRLTMGGEPTFVSIDDFESAEWNIAAVGPAKRALADDLIRRLQARFAPGGFLHYGQGKWYPGETLPRWTFSLFWRRDGVPVWQDTALIAKEDAETPATAAEARTFMQGLATELGLEEDFALPAFEDPAEWMLREADLPPNVTPEDSKLKDAEARARMARVFARGLTEPAGYVLPIQRWQARATGPRWRSEKWRTRRGHLFLVPGDSPVGFRLPLAALPHVPPSQYPYSYPVDPTTPRDALPDFHAERAAARRAAEAAQDRQRADEDADRATRTPQVDAGRTQSSRPAPEAAPRARGTDQQVTDQQVTEQQGRKAGVDPGRGAVRTAIAIEPRDGRLCLFMPPCEALEDYLDLLTAAETVAERMGLPIHVEGYSPPDDPRLNVIRVAPDPGVIEVNVHPAHDWDECVATTQAIYDAARQSRLGAEKFMIDGRHTGTGGGNHVVVGGATPDDSPFLRRPDLLRSLVLYWLRHPSLSYLFSGLFIGPTSQAPRIDEARHDTLYELEIALAQVPDPGEAQPQPLPWLLDRLFRNMMTDVTGNTHRAEICIDKLYSPDGPTGRLGLVEFRGFEMPPDPRMSLAQQLLIRAIIARAWAAPIKGKPVRWGTVLHDRYMLPAFVWADFMDVLRDLRDHGFEMEPEWFVAQQEFRFPFCGETTVEGVNLELRQALEPWHVLGETGAIGGTVRHTDSSVERLQVRMTTQHPDRYAICCNGRRVPLVPTEAAGEFVGGVRFKAWQPPEALHPVLPVNAPLRFDILDTWTGRAIGGCTYHVAHPGGRSYDTFPVNGNEAEARRLSRFAPHGHTPGLLTPPVEIPHPDFPHTLDLRRPPGL from the coding sequence ATGGCGATCAATGCAGCGATTCACCACCTGACGCATTACACCTATGACCGCCCGGTCATGCTGGGGCCGCAGATCATCCGGCTGCGCCCCGCGCCGCATTCGCGCACGCGGGTGATCTCCCATTCGCTGCGGGTCTCGCCGGAGGGACATTTCGTCAATCACCAGCAGGATCCCTATGGCAACTGGCAGGCGCGTTTCGTCTTTCCCGAGCCGGTTCGCGAACTGAAGATCGAGGTCGACCTGGTCGCCGACATGTCGGTCTACAACCCCTTCGACTTCTTCGTCGAGGACAGCGCGGAGCGGTGGCCTTTCAAGGTGCCCGCCGACCTGGGCAGCGACCTGTCGATCTACTCCAGTCCCGAGCCCGCCGGCCCCCGGCTCAAGGCGTTCCTGCGCGACATCCCGCAGGACACCGATCACACCGTGGATTTCCTGGTCGGGTTGAACGCCCATCTCGCCGACAGCATCGGCTATGTCATCCGCATGGAACCGGGCGTTCAGACACCGGAGGAAACGCTGGCCTCGGGCCGGGGGTCGTGCCGGGACAGTTCGTGGCTTCTGGTTCAGGTGTTGCGGCACCTGGGGTTCGCGGCGCGCTTCGTGTCGGGCTACCTGATCCAGTTGAAACCGGACCTGAAGGCGCTGGACGGGCCACAGGGCACCGATCACGATTTCACCGACCTGCACGCCTGGTGCGAGGTCTTCCTGCCCGGCGCCGGCTGGATCGGGCTGGACCCGACATCCGGCCTGTTGACCGGGGAAAGCCACATCCCCCTGGCCGCCACCCCGCATTACCGCACCGCCGCGCCGATCTCGGGCGGGTTCACCGCCGATGGAGAGCCCGAGATCAGCTTTGATTTCGACATGCAGGTCACGCGCATCTCCGAACATCCGCGCATCACCAAGCCGTTTTCCGAGGAGAGCTGGCAGCGGCTGAATACCCTGGGGCACAAGGTCGACGCACGGCTGGCGGAGGGCGACGTGCGCCTTACCATGGGAGGGGAGCCGACCTTTGTCTCCATCGACGATTTCGAAAGCGCGGAATGGAACATCGCTGCTGTCGGCCCGGCCAAGCGTGCGCTGGCTGACGACCTGATCCGCCGCCTTCAGGCCCGGTTCGCGCCGGGCGGGTTTCTGCATTACGGCCAGGGCAAGTGGTATCCCGGCGAAACACTGCCGCGCTGGACCTTCTCCCTGTTCTGGCGCCGTGACGGCGTGCCGGTCTGGCAGGACACCGCCCTGATCGCCAAGGAAGACGCCGAAACCCCTGCCACCGCCGCCGAGGCGAGGACCTTCATGCAAGGCCTGGCGACAGAGCTGGGCCTGGAGGAGGATTTCGCCCTGCCCGCCTTCGAGGATCCCGCCGAATGGATGCTGCGGGAGGCCGATTTGCCGCCCAATGTCACCCCCGAGGACAGCAAGCTGAAGGACGCGGAGGCGCGCGCGCGGATGGCGCGGGTGTTTGCCCGCGGACTGACCGAACCGGCGGGCTACGTGCTGCCGATCCAGCGCTGGCAGGCGCGCGCCACCGGCCCACGCTGGCGGTCCGAGAAATGGCGCACCCGGCGTGGTCACCTGTTTCTGGTGCCCGGCGACAGCCCCGTGGGCTTTCGCTTGCCGCTGGCGGCGCTTCCGCATGTGCCGCCGTCGCAATACCCCTATTCCTACCCGGTCGATCCCACGACCCCGCGCGATGCGCTTCCGGATTTCCACGCGGAGCGCGCGGCCGCCCGCCGCGCCGCAGAGGCCGCGCAGGACCGCCAGCGCGCCGACGAGGATGCCGACCGGGCCACCCGCACGCCGCAGGTGGATGCAGGCCGCACCCAATCCTCCCGCCCCGCACCGGAGGCCGCGCCGCGCGCCCGGGGCACTGACCAGCAGGTGACGGACCAGCAAGTGACGGAACAACAGGGCCGCAAGGCCGGTGTCGATCCTGGCCGGGGCGCCGTGCGCACCGCCATCGCGATAGAGCCACGCGATGGGCGGCTGTGCCTTTTCATGCCCCCCTGCGAAGCTCTGGAGGATTACCTGGACCTGCTGACCGCCGCCGAAACGGTCGCCGAACGCATGGGTCTGCCGATCCATGTAGAGGGGTATTCCCCGCCCGACGACCCCCGCCTGAACGTGATCCGCGTCGCCCCTGATCCCGGCGTGATCGAGGTCAACGTGCACCCCGCCCATGATTGGGACGAATGCGTCGCCACGACGCAGGCGATCTATGACGCCGCCCGCCAATCCCGGCTGGGGGCGGAGAAATTCATGATCGACGGGCGCCACACCGGCACCGGCGGTGGCAATCATGTGGTGGTCGGCGGCGCCACACCGGACGACAGCCCGTTCCTGCGGCGGCCAGATCTTCTGCGCTCGCTGGTCCTGTACTGGCTGCGGCATCCGTCGCTGTCCTATCTGTTCTCCGGGCTGTTCATCGGCCCGACCAGCCAGGCGCCCCGCATCGACGAGGCCCGGCACGATACGCTCTACGAGCTGGAGATCGCGCTGGCCCAGGTGCCCGACCCCGGCGAGGCGCAGCCGCAGCCCCTGCCCTGGCTGCTGGACCGGCTGTTCCGCAACATGATGACCGATGTCACCGGCAATACCCACCGGGCCGAGATCTGCATCGACAAGCTTTATTCCCCCGACGGGCCAACCGGGCGGCTGGGACTGGTGGAGTTCCGCGGCTTCGAGATGCCCCCCGACCCGAGGATGAGCCTGGCGCAACAATTGCTGATCCGCGCCATCATCGCCCGTGCCTGGGCCGCTCCGATCAAGGGCAAGCCGGTCCGCTGGGGCACCGTGCTGCACGACCGCTACATGCTGCCGGCCTTTGTCTGGGCGGATTTCATGGATGTGCTGCGCGACCTGCGCGACCATGGGTTCGAAATGGAACCGGAATGGTTCGTGGCCCAACAGGAATTCCGCTTTCCGTTCTGCGGCGAAACCACTGTGGAAGGCGTCAACCTGGAGTTGCGCCAGGCGCTGGAACCCTGGCATGTTCTGGGCGAAACCGGCGCCATCGGCGGCACCGTGCGCCACACCGACAGTTCGGTGGAACGGTTGCAGGTGCGCATGACCACCCAGCATCCCGACCGCTACGCGATCTGTTGCAACGGGCGGCGGGTGCCGCTGGTGCCCACCGAAGCGGCAGGCGAATTCGTCGGCGGCGTCCGGTTCAAGGCCTGGCAACCGCCCGAAGCGTTGCACCCGGTGCTGCCGGTCAACGCGCCGCTGCGGTTCGACATCCTGGACACCTGGACCGGCCGGGCGATCGGTGGCTGCACCTATCACGTGGCCCATCCGGGTGGACGCAGCTACGATACCTTCCCGGTCAATGGCAACGAGGCCGAGGCCCGGCGCCTCTCCCGGTTCGCGCCGCATGGCCATACGCCCGGCCTGCTGACCCCGCCCGTGGAAATCCCGCATCCGGACTTCCCCCATACGCTTGACCTCAGGCGGCCGCCCGGTCTCTGA